The following are encoded in a window of Castanea sativa cultivar Marrone di Chiusa Pesio chromosome 5, ASM4071231v1 genomic DNA:
- the LOC142633570 gene encoding disease resistance protein RPP8-like encodes MYLGLRWTYLEGIPSSIGNLLNLQTLDVKYTYVRTLPKSIWKLQKLQHLYLNESHRSKFVSQPRSSSLKNLKTLWGLFLDDFNAIKNGLNKLNNLTKLGLAFQLESPQQEELARWVKGLKYLKSLSLRSVDENGDAQDLHLEELSGLKNLSILYLFGKLEIQSIKNLFPDTSDFHLSHLTFSASGLKDDPMQILGSLSSLKSLCFYSDSYIGKQMLFIKKSFSQLQVLRVWNLKNLEKLKVEEEAMQKLRELEIRGCKSLDLFNGLKHLMSLRELKLPNMDDKFTSKIEKDKSQIFGGIGYPPTITGGH; translated from the coding sequence ATGTATTTAGGGTTAAGGTGGACTTACCTGGAGGGAATTCCATCATCCATAGGCAACTTACTGAACCTCCAAACCCTTGATGTGAAGTATACTTATGTCAGAACTCTGCCCAAGTCCATATGGAAGTTGCAGAAACTTCAACACCTATACTTGAACGAGAGTCATCGAAGTAAATTTGTGTCTCAACCAAGGAGCAGTTCCCTAAAGAATCTGAAAACATTGTGGGGTTTATTCTTGGATGATTTCAATGCTATAAAGAATGGGCTGAACAAGCTAAACAACCTTACAAAGCTAGGACTAGCGTTCCAGCTGGAGTCGCCTCAGCAAGAAGAATTGGCCCGTTGGGTGAAAGGTCTGAAATACCTCAAATCTTTGAGTTTGAGATCGGTTGACGAGAACGGTGATGCTCAGGATCTTCACTTGGAGGAATTGTCAGGGCTTAAAAATCTCTCCATCCTATATTTGTTTGGAAAGCTAGAGATTCAATCCATCAAAAACCTATTTCCAGACACTTCTGACTTTCATCTGTCTCACCTTACGTTCTCTGCCTCGGGGCTTAAGGATGACCCAATGCAAATTTTAGGGAGTCTCTCCAGTCTTAAATCACTCTGTTTCTACTCTGACTCTTACATAGGAAAACAGATGCTTTTCATTAAGAAGAGCTTTTCCCAACTTCAAGTTTTGAGAGTTTGGAATCTAAAGAACCTAGAAAAGCTGAAGGTGGAGGAAGAAGCAATGCAAAAACTGAGGGAGCTAGAGATCAGGGGCTGCAAAAGTTTAGATCTCTTCAACGGTTTGAAGCACTTAATGAGTCTCCGAGAATTGAAGTTGCCAAATATGGATGACAAATTCACCTCAAAAATAGAGAAGGATAAGTCCCAAATTTTTGGAGGCATTGGCTACCCTCCCACGATCACGGGAGGCCACTAG